A region of Chitinophaga horti DNA encodes the following proteins:
- a CDS encoding tetratricopeptide repeat protein: MKRKSLTIALLALATGVMAQSVDDGLKHLYYGKYQSAKQDLEKVVAAKANDDRGYYYLGIAELGLENQAGAAAAFQKGLQAVPNSPLLTVGAGRIDLLKGDAAAAKQKFETAITATKNKNGEVARAVADANTEVKGGDRAYALKVMETLLNNEGAKKKEIYNATAADYIELGDALRYLGGENGGKAIASYEKAIDLDPKNAEAIMKQGLVNYNAKLKQQALGDWVRATTTDPQYGPAFFELYSFYFTPRADQLDISKAKDYLQKYLAVADPTDKVGNEYYLAAITFFNKDYDEAINKAKALMPVANEVFQGKLTRLIGDAYLQKGDSLNAQKTMDEYVAKVGDAKLVVDDYKLLSEIYGRMKFADSTAQVQNDTKALTYLEKYATSDTTKDADRFESVAKAYAAAHVYDKAGDWYQRLLDLKLEKKENPSAIDYYNVGLNYYRGSASEAGTDTTLLNRADTAFGRLAEKFPDITTGHYWRGMANAGKDVEAKTGVALPYFEKYITMAESDPAKNKAGLVKAYTYIMVYYYNTDDKANLQKYMDKVLPLDPNNEAAKAIKENLASKTGTGAKATK; encoded by the coding sequence ATGAAAAGGAAAAGTTTAACCATAGCGTTGCTGGCATTGGCAACAGGAGTTATGGCCCAATCCGTTGACGATGGGCTGAAGCATCTTTATTACGGAAAATATCAGTCAGCAAAACAAGACCTGGAAAAAGTAGTGGCTGCAAAGGCCAATGACGATAGGGGCTATTATTATCTCGGTATCGCCGAGTTAGGCCTTGAAAACCAGGCAGGTGCTGCTGCCGCTTTTCAGAAAGGCTTACAGGCTGTGCCTAATTCACCGCTGTTAACAGTGGGTGCGGGCCGTATCGACCTGTTGAAAGGCGATGCCGCTGCAGCTAAGCAAAAGTTTGAAACGGCTATTACAGCAACTAAAAATAAAAACGGAGAAGTAGCCCGCGCAGTAGCGGATGCTAATACCGAAGTTAAAGGTGGCGACCGTGCCTATGCATTGAAAGTAATGGAGACATTGCTGAACAATGAGGGCGCTAAGAAGAAGGAGATTTACAACGCCACCGCCGCCGATTACATCGAACTGGGTGATGCTTTGCGCTACCTCGGTGGTGAAAACGGTGGTAAGGCCATCGCTTCCTATGAGAAAGCGATCGATCTGGATCCTAAAAATGCAGAAGCGATCATGAAGCAAGGCCTCGTAAATTACAATGCTAAATTGAAGCAGCAGGCCCTGGGCGACTGGGTACGGGCAACGACAACCGATCCACAATATGGTCCGGCCTTCTTTGAACTGTATTCATTTTACTTCACGCCACGTGCCGACCAGCTGGATATTTCCAAAGCAAAAGATTACCTGCAGAAGTACCTGGCAGTAGCGGATCCGACCGACAAAGTGGGTAACGAATACTATTTGGCGGCCATCACCTTCTTTAACAAAGATTACGATGAGGCCATCAACAAGGCGAAAGCCTTGATGCCTGTAGCCAATGAAGTTTTCCAGGGTAAACTGACCCGCCTGATCGGCGACGCTTATCTGCAGAAAGGTGACTCTTTGAACGCACAGAAGACCATGGATGAGTATGTTGCCAAAGTGGGCGATGCCAAACTGGTAGTAGATGACTACAAGCTGCTCAGCGAAATCTATGGTCGCATGAAGTTCGCCGACTCTACTGCACAGGTGCAGAATGATACGAAAGCGCTTACTTACCTGGAAAAATATGCTACTTCCGATACGACCAAGGATGCGGACCGTTTCGAAAGTGTAGCGAAGGCATATGCTGCAGCTCACGTATATGATAAAGCCGGTGATTGGTACCAACGCCTGCTGGACCTGAAACTGGAAAAGAAGGAAAATCCATCCGCGATCGACTATTATAATGTCGGCTTGAACTATTACCGTGGCTCCGCCAGTGAGGCCGGAACCGACACCACGCTGTTGAATCGTGCAGACACTGCTTTTGGCCGCCTGGCAGAAAAGTTCCCGGATATTACCACCGGCCACTACTGGCGCGGGATGGCGAATGCCGGTAAGGACGTGGAGGCCAAAACGGGCGTAGCGCTGCCTTACTTCGAGAAGTACATCACCATGGCAGAAAGCGACCCTGCAAAGAACAAGGCAGGCCTGGTGAAAGCCTACACCTATATTATGGTATACTACTATAATACCGACGACAAGGCGAACCTCCAGAAGTATATGGACAAGGTTTTGCCGCTGGATCCGAACAATGAAGCGGCCAAAGCCATTAAAGAAAACCTGGCTTCCAAAACAGGAACAGGGGCCAAAGCCACAAAATAG
- a CDS encoding NADH-quinone oxidoreductase subunit A, with protein MLAALGFVAITMVATHFLGPKRKTSDKLINFESGIEQKGNARQPVAIKYFLTAILFVLFDVEVIFFYPYAVNFRGLGWDGFMAMLMFVGFFVGGFIYIWKKGALMWED; from the coding sequence ATGCTTGCGGCCCTGGGATTCGTAGCGATAACAATGGTGGCCACACACTTTCTCGGCCCTAAACGTAAAACCAGCGATAAACTGATCAACTTCGAGAGCGGTATCGAGCAGAAGGGTAATGCCCGTCAGCCGGTAGCGATCAAGTATTTTCTGACGGCAATTTTGTTTGTGTTGTTCGATGTGGAAGTGATCTTTTTCTACCCTTACGCTGTTAATTTCAGGGGATTAGGTTGGGACGGCTTTATGGCAATGCTGATGTTTGTCGGCTTTTTCGTAGGCGGTTTCATCTACATCTGGAAGAAAGGCGCTCTCATGTGGGAGGATTAA
- a CDS encoding NADH-quinone oxidoreductase subunit B, giving the protein MARPVQFNNKVKMVEAPQGYGGEGFFATSFDKVIGLARKNSIWPLPFATSCCGIEFMATMGAHYDLARFGAERMGFTPRQCDVLLVMGTISKKMGPVLRQVYLQMAEPRWVIAVGACASSGGIFDTYSVLQGIDQVIPVDVYVPGCPPRPEAILDGFMKVQELVHNESLRRRHSPQYKELMNSYGIE; this is encoded by the coding sequence ATGGCACGTCCGGTTCAATTTAATAATAAGGTGAAGATGGTAGAGGCGCCCCAGGGTTATGGCGGCGAAGGCTTTTTTGCCACCTCTTTTGATAAAGTGATTGGTTTGGCCAGGAAAAACTCCATCTGGCCGCTGCCCTTTGCAACTTCGTGCTGCGGCATCGAGTTCATGGCGACCATGGGTGCTCACTACGATCTGGCCCGCTTTGGTGCAGAACGTATGGGTTTTACCCCCCGTCAGTGTGATGTGTTGCTGGTAATGGGTACGATTTCTAAAAAGATGGGTCCTGTATTACGCCAGGTATACCTGCAAATGGCCGAGCCTCGTTGGGTAATCGCCGTGGGTGCCTGTGCGAGCAGCGGCGGTATTTTCGATACTTACTCTGTGCTGCAGGGCATTGACCAGGTGATACCGGTGGATGTATACGTTCCAGGTTGCCCTCCGCGCCCGGAAGCGATCCTGGATGGCTTTATGAAAGTGCAGGAGCTGGTGCATAACGAAAGTTTACGCCGCCGTCACTCCCCGCAGTACAAAGAGCTGATGAACTCCTACGGAATTGAATAG
- a CDS encoding NADH-quinone oxidoreductase subunit C, with protein MSLTNEHIRSRLAEKFGDAITHVEEPYGMLTFTAPKELNLKVLQFLYDEEDLKFRFMTDLTGVHYPDQVGAELGVVYHLNNMRDNVKIRFKVFTAVAAPQIFTATRLFEAANWMERETYDFFGIDFVGHPNLKRILNVDEMDYFPMRKEFPLEDQTRIDKDDEMFGRGTIDKQ; from the coding sequence ATGTCCCTCACGAACGAACATATTAGAAGCAGGCTTGCAGAGAAGTTTGGTGATGCTATCACCCATGTGGAAGAGCCGTATGGCATGCTTACCTTCACTGCACCGAAAGAACTAAACCTGAAGGTGCTGCAGTTCCTGTACGACGAAGAAGACCTGAAGTTCAGGTTTATGACCGACCTCACTGGCGTACACTATCCCGACCAGGTGGGTGCCGAACTCGGCGTCGTTTATCATCTTAACAATATGCGCGACAATGTAAAGATCCGCTTTAAGGTATTTACGGCTGTTGCTGCACCACAGATATTTACCGCTACCCGCTTGTTTGAGGCGGCGAACTGGATGGAACGCGAAACGTATGACTTCTTTGGAATCGATTTCGTGGGCCACCCGAACCTGAAACGCATTCTCAATGTGGATGAAATGGATTACTTCCCGATGCGTAAGGAGTTTCCGCTGGAAGACCAGACCCGTATTGACAAAGACGACGAAATGTTTGGTCGCGGTACAATTGATAAACAGTAA
- a CDS encoding NADH-quinone oxidoreductase subunit D, with protein sequence MSEQQHINLPEGSIEKQTTTLNLGPTHPATHGVFQNVMELDGERVVSTVPTVGYIHRAFEKIAERRPYYQITPLTDRLNYCSSPINNIGWHLTVEKLLGIETPKRVDYLRVIIMELARIADHLICNSVIGVDSGAFTGFLYVMQYRELIYEIYEEVCGSRLTTNIGRIGGFERNFTPTAFAKIEKFLNEYPDVLREFEKLFNRNRIFMERTIGVGPISGERALNYGFTGPNLRATGVDYDVRVAQPYSSYQDFDFTIPVGSTGDTYDRFLVRNGEMWQSLSIIRQAMDKVKSLPADVFHADVPAYYLPEKEDVYTKMEALIYHFKIVMGETEILPGEVYHAVEGGNGELGYYLISDGGRSPYRLHFRRPCFIYYQAYPELVKGAMLSDAIICMSSLNLIAGELDA encoded by the coding sequence ATGTCAGAGCAGCAACATATAAACCTGCCGGAAGGCTCGATTGAAAAGCAGACAACGACGCTGAACCTGGGTCCTACCCACCCGGCTACACACGGTGTATTCCAGAACGTTATGGAGCTGGACGGTGAAAGAGTGGTATCGACCGTTCCTACTGTAGGATATATTCACCGGGCTTTTGAGAAAATAGCTGAACGCCGGCCTTATTACCAGATTACGCCGCTGACGGACAGGCTTAACTACTGTTCTTCTCCCATCAACAATATTGGCTGGCACCTGACGGTGGAAAAGCTGCTGGGTATTGAAACGCCTAAGCGTGTGGATTACCTGCGCGTGATCATCATGGAACTGGCGCGTATTGCAGACCACCTGATCTGTAACTCTGTAATCGGGGTGGACAGTGGTGCGTTTACGGGCTTCCTGTACGTGATGCAGTACCGCGAGTTGATTTATGAAATTTACGAAGAAGTATGTGGTTCGCGCCTCACGACTAACATTGGTCGTATCGGCGGTTTCGAAAGAAACTTTACGCCCACTGCTTTTGCTAAAATAGAAAAGTTCCTGAACGAGTATCCGGACGTGTTGCGTGAGTTTGAAAAACTCTTTAACCGTAACCGCATATTCATGGAACGTACGATCGGCGTTGGACCTATCTCCGGCGAAAGAGCGCTGAACTACGGCTTTACAGGACCTAACCTGCGTGCGACCGGCGTTGACTACGACGTACGTGTGGCGCAGCCTTACAGCTCTTACCAGGATTTTGATTTCACGATTCCTGTAGGTTCTACGGGCGATACGTACGATCGTTTCCTGGTGCGTAACGGTGAAATGTGGCAGAGCCTCAGCATCATCCGCCAGGCGATGGACAAAGTGAAATCGCTGCCGGCAGATGTTTTTCATGCGGATGTACCTGCGTACTACCTGCCTGAGAAAGAGGATGTGTATACAAAGATGGAAGCGCTGATCTATCACTTTAAGATCGTGATGGGTGAGACGGAAATATTACCTGGTGAAGTGTATCACGCAGTAGAAGGCGGCAACGGCGAACTGGGTTACTACCTGATCAGTGATGGTGGCCGCTCTCCCTACAGGCTGCACTTCCGCCGGCCGTGCTTTATTTACTACCAGGCTTATCCTGAACTGGTGAAAGGTGCCATGCTGAGCGATGCGATCATTTGTATGAGTAGCCTGAACCTGATTGCAGGTGAGCTGGACGCGTAA
- the nuoE gene encoding NADH-quinone oxidoreductase subunit NuoE, whose amino-acid sequence MIQFSEEKLNKVKEIMARYPEGKQKSALIPVLHLAQEAFGGWLSSDTMDYVASLLQITNIEVYEVATFYSMFNLQPVGKYLFEVCQTGPCMVNGSDQIIDYIKQKLGIGVGETTPDGLFTLKTVECLGACGYAPMMQLGKHYREHLTPAKVDAIIDECRAKAGN is encoded by the coding sequence ATGATACAATTTTCTGAAGAGAAGCTGAATAAAGTAAAGGAGATCATGGCACGCTACCCGGAGGGGAAGCAGAAAAGTGCGCTGATACCGGTGTTGCACCTGGCGCAGGAAGCATTTGGCGGCTGGTTAAGCTCCGATACGATGGATTATGTAGCAAGCCTGCTGCAGATCACCAACATCGAAGTGTACGAGGTGGCAACCTTTTACAGCATGTTTAACCTGCAACCCGTAGGCAAGTACCTGTTTGAAGTTTGTCAGACTGGACCCTGCATGGTTAACGGTTCCGACCAGATCATTGACTACATTAAACAGAAGCTGGGCATTGGCGTTGGTGAAACCACCCCCGATGGCCTTTTTACTTTAAAGACGGTAGAGTGCCTGGGCGCCTGCGGTTACGCACCTATGATGCAGCTGGGCAAACATTACCGCGAGCACCTGACGCCTGCAAAAGTAGATGCCATCATCGACGAGTGCAGAGCGAAAGCCGGGAATTAA
- the nuoF gene encoding NADH-quinone oxidoreductase subunit NuoF, translating into MGRKLLLDKAHIEGIRYYDVYRKNGGYAAAEKALKSMTTDQVLDEVKKSGLRGRGGAGFPTGLKWSFIAKPEGVPRYLVCNADESEPGTFKDRYLMEFLPHLLIEGLLISSYTLGANSTYIYIRGEYAWIPDILEEAIAEAKKNGWLGKNIQGTGFDLEIYVQRGGGAYICGEETALIESLEGKRGNPRLKPPFPAVKGLWQSPTVVNNVETLAAVVPIINIGGEEYAKIGVGKSTGTKLISACGNINKPGVYEIDMTISVEEFIYSEEYCGGIPNGKRLKACIPGGSSVPILPANLLLTTAKGEKRMMNYESLNDGGFATGTMMGSGGFIVLDEDQCVVRHTLSLARFYHHESCGQCSPCREGTGWMKRVLLNIENGKGKMSDIDLLWDIQRKIEGNTICPLGDAAAWPVAAAIRHFRDEFEWHITHPEEALKRNFGLAHYADPLPVPQPVA; encoded by the coding sequence ATGGGACGAAAATTATTGCTAGACAAAGCGCATATAGAAGGCATCCGGTATTACGACGTATACCGGAAGAACGGAGGTTATGCAGCGGCTGAAAAGGCCCTGAAGTCCATGACGACCGACCAGGTGCTGGACGAAGTGAAAAAGAGCGGCCTGCGTGGTCGTGGTGGTGCGGGCTTCCCGACGGGATTGAAATGGAGCTTTATCGCCAAACCGGAAGGTGTTCCCCGTTACCTGGTGTGCAACGCGGACGAATCTGAACCAGGTACGTTCAAAGACCGTTACCTGATGGAGTTTCTCCCTCACCTGCTGATCGAAGGCCTGTTGATTTCGAGCTATACACTCGGTGCCAACAGCACTTATATATACATCCGTGGCGAATATGCGTGGATTCCGGATATCCTGGAAGAAGCGATTGCCGAAGCCAAGAAGAACGGCTGGCTGGGTAAAAACATCCAGGGTACCGGCTTCGATCTTGAAATATATGTACAACGCGGCGGCGGCGCTTACATCTGCGGCGAAGAAACAGCGCTCATCGAATCACTCGAAGGTAAGCGCGGTAACCCAAGACTGAAACCACCATTCCCGGCGGTGAAAGGTTTGTGGCAGTCGCCTACCGTGGTAAACAACGTAGAAACACTGGCGGCCGTAGTGCCGATCATCAATATTGGTGGTGAAGAGTATGCAAAGATTGGTGTTGGTAAATCAACCGGCACGAAACTTATTTCTGCATGCGGCAACATCAACAAACCTGGTGTGTATGAAATAGACATGACCATCAGCGTGGAAGAATTTATTTATTCTGAAGAATACTGCGGCGGCATTCCTAACGGCAAACGCCTGAAGGCTTGTATCCCCGGCGGATCTTCCGTACCCATCCTGCCTGCTAACCTGTTGCTGACTACCGCAAAAGGAGAGAAGCGTATGATGAACTACGAAAGCCTGAACGACGGTGGTTTTGCTACCGGAACTATGATGGGATCGGGCGGTTTCATTGTGCTGGACGAAGACCAATGCGTGGTTCGTCACACCCTGAGCCTCGCACGCTTCTATCACCACGAAAGCTGCGGACAGTGTAGCCCTTGCCGTGAAGGTACCGGCTGGATGAAACGTGTGTTGTTGAACATCGAGAACGGTAAAGGTAAAATGAGCGATATCGATCTGCTGTGGGACATCCAACGTAAGATCGAGGGTAATACGATTTGTCCGCTGGGTGATGCGGCGGCCTGGCCGGTAGCGGCGGCGATCCGTCACTTCCGTGACGAGTTCGAGTGGCATATTACGCACCCGGAAGAAGCGCTGAAACGCAACTTCGGACTGGCACACTACGCCGATCCATTACCGGTACCACAGCCTGTAGCCTAA
- a CDS encoding 2Fe-2S iron-sulfur cluster-binding protein, giving the protein MAEEKKLFKVTIDNISVEVEPGTTILNAARQIGGDIVPPAMCYYSKLQGSGGKCRTCLVKVSKGSEADPRPMPKLVASCRTTVMDGMEVANITSPEVIEARKGVVEILLLNHPLDCPICDQAGECHLQDLSYEHGVSATRYEFKRRTFDKVDLGDKIQLHMTRCILCYRCVFTADQLTEKREHGVLGRGEHAEIGTYIKESLDNDFIGNVIDVCPVGALTDKTFRFKNRVWFLKPVDAHRNCENPKCCGKTTLWMRGEEVFRVTARKDVYGEVEAFICDTCRFDKKEAKDWVVEGPRNISRSSVISQNHYVKTVKPQETIEKVLDGRKPKLLMDIHTVSEVNRPGIDLSQIEGPAHSDDFNKKGVQ; this is encoded by the coding sequence ATGGCGGAAGAAAAGAAATTATTCAAAGTTACGATCGACAATATCTCTGTTGAGGTAGAGCCGGGCACCACCATCCTGAATGCTGCCCGCCAGATTGGAGGAGATATAGTGCCCCCGGCTATGTGCTATTACAGCAAGTTGCAGGGGAGTGGCGGTAAATGCCGTACCTGCCTGGTAAAAGTGAGCAAAGGTTCTGAAGCAGATCCGCGCCCTATGCCTAAGCTGGTGGCCAGCTGCCGTACTACCGTAATGGACGGTATGGAAGTAGCCAACATCACCTCTCCCGAAGTAATTGAAGCCCGTAAAGGTGTAGTAGAGATATTACTGCTGAACCACCCACTGGACTGTCCCATTTGTGACCAGGCTGGTGAGTGTCATCTACAGGACCTTAGCTACGAGCATGGTGTAAGCGCAACCCGTTACGAGTTTAAGCGCCGCACGTTCGATAAAGTGGACCTGGGCGACAAGATCCAGCTGCACATGACGCGTTGCATTCTTTGCTACCGTTGCGTATTTACAGCCGATCAGCTCACCGAGAAACGCGAGCACGGCGTACTGGGGCGTGGTGAACATGCCGAAATCGGTACTTATATTAAAGAATCACTGGATAACGACTTTATCGGCAACGTGATCGACGTTTGCCCGGTAGGCGCCCTTACCGATAAAACCTTCCGTTTCAAAAACCGCGTATGGTTCCTGAAGCCGGTAGATGCACACCGCAACTGCGAAAATCCGAAGTGCTGTGGTAAAACCACGCTTTGGATGAGAGGCGAAGAAGTGTTTCGTGTAACCGCCCGTAAAGATGTGTATGGAGAAGTGGAAGCCTTTATCTGCGATACCTGCCGCTTCGATAAAAAGGAAGCGAAAGACTGGGTAGTGGAAGGTCCGCGTAACATCAGCCGCTCCAGCGTTATTTCCCAGAATCACTATGTAAAAACAGTGAAGCCGCAGGAAACCATCGAGAAGGTACTGGATGGCCGCAAGCCGAAACTGCTGATGGACATTCACACAGTGAGCGAGGTAAACCGTCCGGGAATTGACTTGTCGCAGATCGAAGGTCCGGCGCATTCCGATGACTTTAATAAGAAAGGAGTTCAATAA
- the nuoH gene encoding NADH-quinone oxidoreductase subunit NuoH — MGIDLVFVLEKILLISAVLAVSLVVAMYCTWGERKVAGWIQDRIGPDRAGPLGLLQPLADGGKLFFKEEIIPSNANRFLFVLGPSLAMLTACMTGAVIPWGDVLTIGDMQVSLQVADINVGILYIFGVVSLGVYGIMIGGWASNNKFSLLAAVRGASQIISYELAMGMSLIALLMLTQTLSLKEIVEQQREGYWNIVYQPLGFLLFLICAFAECNRAPFDLPEAENELNGGYHLEYSSMKLGFFLFAEYINMFISSALMATLYFGGYAFPFMDELGLSGNVVTILGIVALFLKTFAFIFFFMWVRWTLPRFRYDQLMKLGWKVLIPLALLNMLLTGGFILWQQS, encoded by the coding sequence ATGGGAATAGATTTAGTATTCGTTCTTGAAAAAATATTGCTGATATCTGCCGTACTGGCTGTATCGCTGGTGGTGGCCATGTATTGCACCTGGGGCGAACGTAAAGTAGCGGGCTGGATACAGGACCGTATTGGTCCCGATCGTGCGGGTCCGCTGGGGTTATTGCAACCGCTCGCGGATGGTGGTAAACTCTTCTTCAAAGAAGAAATTATCCCTTCGAACGCTAACCGCTTTTTGTTCGTACTGGGTCCGTCCCTGGCGATGCTAACCGCTTGTATGACCGGCGCCGTTATTCCCTGGGGAGATGTGCTCACCATTGGTGACATGCAGGTGTCGTTGCAGGTGGCGGACATCAACGTAGGCATTCTTTACATCTTCGGCGTAGTGAGTTTAGGTGTATATGGAATTATGATCGGCGGCTGGGCGTCCAATAACAAATTCTCCCTGCTGGCGGCCGTTCGCGGTGCTTCGCAGATCATCAGTTATGAGCTGGCAATGGGTATGTCGCTGATTGCGCTGCTCATGCTTACCCAAACACTGAGCCTGAAGGAGATCGTTGAGCAACAGCGTGAAGGTTACTGGAACATCGTTTACCAGCCACTGGGCTTTTTACTGTTCCTGATCTGTGCGTTTGCCGAATGTAACCGTGCTCCGTTTGACCTTCCCGAAGCAGAGAACGAATTGAACGGTGGTTATCACCTGGAGTATTCGTCGATGAAACTGGGTTTCTTCCTGTTCGCGGAGTATATCAACATGTTTATCAGTTCTGCGCTGATGGCGACCCTCTACTTCGGTGGTTACGCCTTCCCATTCATGGACGAGCTGGGGCTGAGCGGCAACGTAGTAACGATACTCGGCATCGTGGCCTTGTTCCTTAAAACGTTCGCTTTCATCTTCTTCTTCATGTGGGTAAGATGGACGCTGCCAAGGTTCCGTTACGACCAGCTGATGAAACTGGGTTGGAAAGTACTGATTCCACTGGCGCTGCTGAATATGTTACTGACAGGTGGATTTATCCTGTGGCAACAGAGCTAA
- the nuoI gene encoding NADH-quinone oxidoreductase subunit NuoI — MEALTNRSQAVDRSPMNFWERLYLPAIFKGLGITFKHLFRKKATVRFPEEKRQFSPVFRGLHILNRDEEGRERCTACGLCAVACPAEAITMEAAERKEGEENLYREEKYAARYEINMLRCIFCGFCEEACPKEAIYMTETFAPANYQRKGFIYGKDDLLIPDPKAKA; from the coding sequence ATGGAAGCATTAACTAACAGGTCGCAGGCAGTAGACAGAAGTCCGATGAACTTCTGGGAAAGACTTTACCTGCCCGCTATTTTCAAAGGTTTGGGCATTACGTTCAAACACCTGTTCAGGAAAAAGGCAACCGTAAGGTTCCCTGAAGAGAAAAGACAGTTCAGCCCCGTTTTCCGCGGACTGCACATCCTGAACCGCGATGAAGAAGGACGCGAGCGTTGCACTGCCTGTGGTTTGTGCGCAGTGGCTTGTCCGGCCGAGGCCATTACCATGGAAGCGGCAGAACGTAAGGAGGGTGAAGAAAACCTGTATCGTGAAGAGAAGTATGCAGCGCGTTATGAGATCAATATGCTGCGTTGCATTTTCTGTGGTTTCTGCGAAGAGGCCTGTCCGAAAGAGGCGATCTATATGACCGAAACATTTGCGCCGGCGAACTACCAGCGTAAAGGTTTCATTTACGGAAAAGACGATCTGCTGATCCCCGATCCTAAAGCAAAAGCGTAA
- a CDS encoding NADH-quinone oxidoreductase subunit J family protein yields the protein MSLQEIIFIVLSIVSIVTALGVIISKNPVNSVLSLIVLFFSITCHYIMLNAQFLAIVNFIVYMGAIMVLFLFVIMLLNLNAELEPQKRNWLKYAGAISGGALLLVITGVLRSASMASLDMENASEIGLIQNLGHTLFSQYVVPFEISSILFLTAMVGAVVLGKKD from the coding sequence ATGAGTTTACAAGAGATCATTTTTATTGTTCTGTCGATCGTGTCCATCGTGACGGCGCTGGGCGTTATCATCAGTAAGAACCCGGTGAATAGTGTGTTATCGCTGATCGTACTGTTCTTTTCCATCACCTGCCACTACATTATGCTGAATGCGCAGTTCCTGGCGATCGTGAACTTTATTGTTTACATGGGCGCCATCATGGTACTGTTCCTGTTCGTGATCATGCTGTTAAACCTTAATGCCGAGCTGGAGCCGCAGAAGCGTAACTGGCTGAAGTATGCAGGGGCTATCAGCGGTGGTGCGCTGTTGCTGGTGATTACCGGTGTATTACGTTCCGCCAGCATGGCATCGCTCGATATGGAGAATGCCAGCGAAATCGGTTTGATCCAGAACCTGGGTCACACATTGTTTTCACAGTACGTGGTGCCGTTCGAGATCAGCAGCATCCTGTTCTTAACCGCCATGGTAGGTGCTGTGGTACTGGGTAAAAAAGACTAA
- the nuoK gene encoding NADH-quinone oxidoreductase subunit NuoK, translating to MPVQYYIFLSIALFCIGVMGVLIRRNAIVIFMCIELMLNAVNLLLVAFSKMWVDAGRIDAAAAQLFVFFIMVVAAAEVTVGLAVIVMMYRNAHSVDINILNRLKN from the coding sequence ATGCCGGTTCAGTATTACATCTTTTTAAGCATAGCGCTGTTTTGCATCGGGGTGATGGGCGTGTTGATCCGCAGGAACGCTATCGTCATTTTTATGTGCATTGAGCTGATGCTGAATGCCGTAAACCTCTTGCTGGTGGCTTTTTCCAAAATGTGGGTGGATGCAGGTCGTATTGATGCGGCAGCTGCACAGTTATTCGTGTTCTTTATCATGGTGGTAGCCGCTGCTGAAGTAACAGTAGGTTTGGCCGTTATCGTGATGATGTACCGTAACGCACATTCTGTAGACATCAACATATTAAACAGGTTAAAGAACTAA
- a CDS encoding proton-conducting transporter transmembrane domain-containing protein encodes MIHLVWLVPLLPLLGFLINGLGRKSLSKSLVGIIGSGAIIAGFVISLLIFLDVRTPGFTTEVVTLFDFISVGSLSIPFAFQVDQLSALFLLIITGVGSLIHIYSTSYMHEESNEGFARYFAYLNLFVFSMLLLVLGANYVMMFIGWEGVGLCSYLLIGFWFKNPSYNKAAKKAFVMNRIGDLGFLLGIFLMIANFGSVTFPEVFAQAKELGLNSGVLMAIAALLFVGAR; translated from the coding sequence ATGATACATCTTGTTTGGCTGGTTCCTTTACTGCCGCTGTTAGGCTTTCTGATCAATGGGCTGGGAAGGAAAAGTTTATCCAAATCGTTGGTAGGCATTATTGGTAGCGGCGCTATTATCGCCGGTTTTGTGATCAGCCTGCTCATATTCCTCGACGTGAGAACACCGGGTTTCACTACAGAGGTAGTAACCTTGTTCGACTTCATTTCCGTAGGTAGCCTCAGCATTCCGTTTGCTTTCCAGGTGGACCAGCTGAGCGCGTTGTTCCTGCTGATCATCACGGGCGTAGGTTCCCTCATTCACATTTATTCCACTTCCTACATGCACGAGGAAAGTAACGAAGGTTTTGCCCGTTACTTCGCTTACCTCAACCTGTTCGTATTCTCTATGCTGTTGCTGGTGCTGGGCGCCAACTACGTAATGATGTTCATCGGCTGGGAGGGTGTAGGTTTATGTTCTTACCTGTTGATCGGTTTCTGGTTTAAAAATCCCAGTTACAATAAAGCAGCTAAGAAAGCCTTTGTGATGAACCGCATTGGTGACCTTGGCTTTTTGCTCGGTATTTTCCTGATGATCGCCAACTTTGGTTCTGTAACCTTCCCTGAAGTGTTTGCGCAGGCAAAGGAGCTGGGACTGAACAGTGGTGTGCTGATGGCGATCGCCGCCCTGCTGTTTGTAGGTGCGAGGTAA